In Rhodothermus marinus DSM 4252, a single genomic region encodes these proteins:
- a CDS encoding M24 family metallopeptidase: MTAARIARIQERLSQTDADAALISALPDIRWACGFSGSNALLLVRRDGAHFLTDGRYTTQAEQEVQGIPRHAAGSDLMGYAVAQGLLEGVRRLLYQADHLTCARLQAYQELLPDVEWVGVENWLCELTAVKDETALQAIRQAQAITEQVFEEILPLIRPGVTERELAAEIVYRHLRLGAERMAFEPIVASGPNSALPHARPTHRAFDVGDVVLLDFGCHVDGYASDMTRTVVIGPPSREVEQVYETVRAAQEAALAIARAGITAAELDQAARAVIEAAGWGEYFTHSLGHGVGLQVHEWPRIASGNEEVLPVGAVVTIEPGIYLPGRFGIRIEDLIVLKPDGHENLTRLPRTLLIL, encoded by the coding sequence GATGGGCCTGCGGCTTCAGCGGCTCGAACGCGCTGCTGCTGGTCCGACGTGACGGGGCGCATTTTCTGACGGACGGTCGCTACACCACCCAGGCCGAACAGGAAGTGCAGGGCATTCCCCGACATGCGGCCGGCTCCGATCTCATGGGCTACGCAGTAGCGCAGGGACTGCTGGAAGGGGTGCGGCGCCTGCTTTACCAGGCCGACCACCTGACCTGCGCCCGCCTCCAGGCGTACCAGGAACTGCTTCCGGATGTCGAGTGGGTCGGCGTGGAAAACTGGCTGTGCGAGCTGACGGCGGTCAAGGACGAAACCGCTCTGCAGGCCATCCGCCAGGCTCAGGCCATCACGGAACAGGTCTTCGAAGAAATTCTGCCGCTGATCCGCCCGGGCGTCACCGAGCGCGAGCTGGCCGCCGAGATCGTCTACCGCCATCTGCGTCTGGGTGCCGAGCGCATGGCCTTCGAGCCGATCGTCGCCTCGGGGCCGAACAGCGCCCTGCCGCACGCCCGTCCCACCCATCGCGCCTTTGATGTGGGCGACGTGGTGCTCCTGGACTTCGGCTGCCACGTGGACGGCTACGCGTCCGACATGACCCGGACCGTCGTTATTGGCCCGCCTTCCCGAGAAGTCGAGCAGGTCTATGAAACGGTCCGTGCAGCCCAGGAGGCCGCACTGGCGATCGCCCGTGCCGGCATAACGGCCGCCGAGCTGGATCAGGCGGCCCGCGCGGTGATCGAAGCGGCCGGGTGGGGCGAGTACTTCACCCACAGCCTGGGCCACGGCGTCGGTCTGCAGGTGCATGAATGGCCACGGATCGCCTCCGGCAACGAGGAGGTGCTGCCTGTCGGTGCGGTCGTCACCATAGAGCCCGGCATCTACCTGCCCGGACGTTTCGGCATTCGCATCGAAGATCTGATTGTACTGAAGCCCGACGGCCACGAGAACCTCACCCGCCTGCCCCGTACGCTGCTCATCCTGTAA
- the miaA gene encoding tRNA (adenosine(37)-N6)-dimethylallyltransferase MiaA — MTAPKEILTELAAWQRRHLSEQGPFLILAGPTAVGKTDLSLELAEALQAEIISADSRQIYRQMTIGTAKPPHEALQRVRHHFIDELDLDEPFSAGHFAFAAWERIGEILSRGHVPLVVGGSTLYLYALQFGLAEIPDVDPAVRRRLNERLRTEGPEALYAELQRVDPEAAARLDPTKTQRVIRALEVYHGTGRPITYYHRHHRPSPYTFRTIVLYRDRPVLYERINRRVDQMLEAGLVEEVRGILEAGYSPELDVLRTIGYEEVIGYLQGAYDRETMRRLIQRNTRRYAKRQLTWFRRFDFEWVKLD; from the coding sequence ATGACCGCTCCAAAGGAAATCCTTACCGAACTGGCCGCCTGGCAACGGCGACATCTGTCCGAGCAGGGACCGTTCCTGATTCTGGCCGGACCGACGGCGGTCGGCAAGACGGATCTGAGTCTGGAGCTGGCCGAAGCGTTGCAGGCCGAAATCATCTCGGCCGACAGCCGCCAGATCTATCGCCAGATGACCATTGGGACGGCCAAACCGCCTCACGAGGCACTTCAGCGCGTGCGGCATCACTTTATCGACGAGCTTGATCTGGACGAGCCGTTTTCGGCCGGGCACTTCGCCTTTGCCGCATGGGAGCGCATTGGCGAAATCCTGTCCCGCGGACACGTCCCGCTCGTGGTAGGCGGTTCCACACTCTACCTCTACGCGCTGCAGTTCGGGCTGGCGGAAATCCCCGACGTCGATCCGGCCGTCCGTCGCCGGCTCAACGAACGGCTTCGCACCGAGGGACCGGAAGCCCTCTACGCCGAATTGCAGCGCGTCGACCCGGAGGCCGCCGCTCGCCTGGATCCCACCAAGACGCAGCGGGTCATCCGGGCGCTGGAAGTCTATCATGGCACCGGCCGGCCCATCACCTATTACCACCGGCACCACAGACCTTCGCCCTACACGTTTCGAACCATCGTGCTTTATCGTGATCGGCCTGTGCTCTACGAGCGGATCAATCGCCGGGTGGATCAGATGCTGGAGGCCGGGCTGGTCGAGGAAGTCCGTGGGATTCTGGAGGCCGGCTACAGTCCGGAGCTGGACGTGCTGCGCACGATCGGGTACGAGGAGGTCATAGGCTATCTGCAGGGGGCTTACGACCGGGAAACCATGCGGCGCCTGATTCAGCGCAACACCCGGCGGTACGCAAAGCGCCAGCTCACCTGGTTCCGGCGTTTCGACTTCGAGTGGGTCAAACTCGATTAG
- a CDS encoding glycosyltransferase family 4 protein translates to MRRVLLIAYYFPPMGLSGVQRMAKFARYLPDYGWEPIVLTVHPGGYFAYDETLLAEVKAAGVSIHRTLSLDPTRLFRGRKPVPLPAESIRRRWSRLNGWLFIPDNKIGWLPPAVWTGRRLIRSAPIDVIFASAPPATALLIGALLHRWSSRPLVLDYRDDWLENPRQIYPTRWHRRLHARLERWTLRHAACVTTINPHLQQAIARRMPPGGPSVHVIPHGFDPADFEAVAPEPRSDRKLRLLYSGVFYDAQQPDDFLRALARWLAEQPEARAHIEAVFVGLVPPHTPALIDRLGLHDVVTLRGYLPHREAIAALKAADVLWLTVGEQPGAAGISTSKLFEYIGTRKPILALIPEGVGRQVLAEYGAAYLTPPHDVEAIVQALQRLYEDWKSDRLPSGNASIVARYDRRRLAGQLAALLEETLQQTCKSA, encoded by the coding sequence ATGCGCCGGGTGCTGCTCATCGCGTATTATTTTCCCCCGATGGGGCTCAGCGGCGTGCAGCGCATGGCCAAGTTCGCCCGCTACCTGCCGGACTACGGCTGGGAACCCATCGTGCTGACCGTCCACCCCGGCGGCTACTTCGCCTACGACGAGACGCTGCTGGCCGAAGTGAAAGCCGCCGGCGTTTCCATTCACCGGACCCTTTCCCTGGACCCGACCCGTCTGTTTCGAGGCCGAAAGCCGGTTCCATTGCCCGCTGAATCCATACGGCGACGCTGGAGTCGGCTCAACGGCTGGCTGTTCATACCGGACAACAAGATCGGATGGCTACCGCCAGCCGTCTGGACCGGCCGACGCCTGATCCGCTCGGCCCCGATCGACGTGATTTTTGCCTCGGCACCACCGGCCACGGCCCTGCTGATCGGCGCGCTGCTGCACCGGTGGAGTAGCCGCCCGCTCGTGCTCGACTATCGCGACGACTGGCTGGAAAACCCCCGCCAGATCTATCCCACCCGCTGGCATCGCCGGCTGCATGCCCGCCTGGAGCGGTGGACACTTCGACACGCCGCCTGCGTCACCACGATCAACCCGCACTTGCAACAGGCAATCGCACGGCGCATGCCGCCCGGGGGGCCGTCCGTCCATGTGATTCCGCACGGGTTCGATCCGGCCGACTTCGAGGCTGTGGCCCCGGAGCCGCGCTCTGACCGCAAACTGCGCCTGCTCTACAGCGGCGTGTTCTACGATGCCCAGCAGCCGGACGACTTTCTCCGGGCGCTGGCCCGGTGGCTGGCGGAGCAGCCTGAGGCACGCGCCCACATAGAGGCCGTTTTCGTCGGACTCGTTCCACCCCACACGCCCGCGCTGATCGACCGGCTGGGGCTGCACGATGTGGTGACGCTGCGCGGATACCTGCCACATCGCGAGGCCATTGCTGCATTGAAGGCAGCCGATGTGCTCTGGCTGACGGTCGGCGAACAGCCGGGCGCTGCCGGCATCAGTACGAGCAAGCTGTTCGAATACATTGGAACCCGCAAGCCCATTCTGGCGCTGATACCGGAAGGGGTAGGGCGGCAGGTACTCGCCGAGTACGGCGCGGCTTACCTGACACCCCCGCACGACGTGGAAGCCATCGTGCAGGCGCTGCAGCGTCTGTACGAAGACTGGAAAAGCGACCGGCTGCCGAGCGGAAATGCTTCGATAGTGGCACGATACGATCGACGGCGGCTTGCCGGTCAGCTGGCTGCCCTTCTGGAAGAAACCTTGCAACAGACATGCAAAAGCGCCTGA
- a CDS encoding tyrosine-type recombinase/integrase, protein MLPEKLPLPAASAFADDLLPLFLSRCRSENTRRAYRNDLEEFFGLFFEDGRLSLENVSKVTFAHVNLYIEHLKRSGCAENTLRRKISSVSSFFKWAEAVELVDRSPVVRLLVQLPRASKERHIVTLSREEARQMLEAARAHPRTGIRDEALVRVLLYCWLRRSEAAAMNFEHIRKIGAHYVLRLPRTKKGTEEIVKIPPHCMTSLERLAAFYGEARGPVWRSFSNNSRGRRLSAQSIYNIVARLAREIGLDRRIGAHTLRHTGITLAVQGGAPLHKVRTQARHADIQTTMVYVHQQDFLDDNAADYVHL, encoded by the coding sequence ATGCTGCCCGAAAAACTACCGCTGCCTGCAGCCAGCGCCTTTGCCGACGATCTGTTGCCGCTGTTTCTTTCGCGCTGCCGCTCGGAGAACACCCGCCGCGCTTACCGCAACGACCTGGAGGAATTCTTCGGCCTTTTTTTCGAAGACGGACGGCTTTCGCTGGAGAACGTAAGCAAAGTCACCTTCGCGCACGTCAACCTTTACATCGAGCACCTCAAACGCAGCGGTTGCGCCGAAAATACGCTCCGGCGTAAGATCTCCTCGGTCAGTTCGTTCTTCAAATGGGCCGAGGCCGTCGAACTGGTCGACCGCTCGCCGGTGGTCCGGCTCCTGGTGCAGTTGCCCCGCGCCTCGAAAGAGCGCCACATCGTGACGCTTTCGCGCGAGGAGGCTCGTCAGATGCTGGAGGCGGCGCGGGCGCATCCCCGCACGGGCATTCGGGACGAAGCGCTTGTGCGCGTGCTACTCTACTGCTGGCTGCGACGCAGCGAGGCGGCCGCCATGAACTTCGAGCACATTCGCAAGATCGGTGCGCACTACGTGCTCCGGCTGCCGCGCACAAAGAAAGGCACCGAGGAAATCGTCAAAATCCCGCCGCACTGCATGACGTCGCTCGAGCGGCTGGCGGCCTTTTATGGCGAAGCACGGGGTCCGGTCTGGCGCAGCTTCTCGAACAACTCACGGGGCCGGCGGCTTTCGGCGCAGAGCATCTACAACATCGTGGCACGACTGGCCAGGGAGATCGGACTGGATCGACGTATCGGCGCGCATACGCTCCGACACACGGGGATCACGCTGGCCGTACAGGGCGGCGCGCCGCTGCACAAGGTGCGGACTCAGGCACGGCACGCGGACATCCAGACCACGATGGTTTACGTGCACCAGCAGGACTTTCTCGACGACAACGCCGCCGACTACGTGCACCTCTGA
- a CDS encoding ATP-binding protein — MQKRLKIASRFEEMEQALLQIEALVRTLHFSPELIDRLLVVASEAITNAIRHGNREDPSKQVHITLDTRDDTVELCVEDEGPGFDRERIPRYNPNDPEMLLRPYGRGLFLMEELADEVFYEDGGRRVRMRLHRR, encoded by the coding sequence ATGCAAAAGCGCCTGAAAATTGCCAGCCGCTTCGAAGAAATGGAACAGGCGCTGCTCCAGATCGAAGCGCTGGTGCGCACCCTTCATTTTTCCCCCGAACTGATCGACCGGCTGCTGGTCGTGGCCAGCGAGGCCATCACCAACGCCATTCGTCATGGCAACCGCGAAGATCCCTCCAAGCAGGTGCACATCACCCTGGACACCCGAGACGACACCGTCGAACTCTGCGTGGAAGACGAAGGACCGGGTTTCGATCGCGAACGCATTCCCCGCTACAATCCGAACGACCCCGAAATGCTGCTCCGTCCCTACGGACGCGGACTTTTCCTGATGGAAGAGCTGGCCGACGAGGTTTTCTACGAAGACGGTGGGCGACGCGTGCGCATGCGCCTGCACCGCCGCTAA
- a CDS encoding DUF4442 domain-containing protein yields the protein MKWLRNWWRRVRHDPEWLRRLLNLYPPYLGAGVRVRSISPDFRRVEVEMPLRWFNRNYVGTHFGGNLYSMVDPFYMLMLINILGPAYVVWDQAAEIVFRRPGRGTVRAVFTLTDAQIEAIRRETASGRPYRPRFTVQITDPAGNVVAEVIKVLYVRRKEAVG from the coding sequence ATGAAGTGGCTCCGAAACTGGTGGCGGCGGGTGCGACACGACCCTGAATGGCTGCGTCGCCTGTTGAACCTGTACCCGCCATACCTCGGGGCGGGCGTGCGCGTGCGCTCCATCTCGCCGGATTTTCGGCGCGTCGAAGTGGAAATGCCGCTGCGCTGGTTCAATCGAAACTACGTGGGCACGCACTTCGGCGGCAACCTCTACAGCATGGTCGATCCGTTCTATATGCTGATGCTCATCAACATTCTGGGTCCGGCGTATGTCGTATGGGATCAGGCGGCCGAGATCGTCTTCCGGAGGCCGGGGCGCGGTACGGTGCGGGCCGTGTTCACACTGACCGACGCGCAGATCGAAGCGATTCGCCGAGAGACCGCTTCCGGCCGGCCCTATCGTCCACGCTTCACCGTGCAGATCACCGACCCGGCGGGCAACGTGGTGGCCGAAGTTATCAAAGTGCTTTACGTGCGCCGAAAAGAAGCAGTCGGGTAG